In Saprospiraceae bacterium, a genomic segment contains:
- a CDS encoding amino acid permease yields MKNLFKVKPIGHLHAEAADSTKGLNRTLTATNLVSLGIGAIIGTGIFVLTGTAAAEHAGPALVLAFILSGIGCAFAGLCYAEYAAMIPISGSAYAYSYSTLGEFVAWIIGWDLILEYLFGASTVAVGWSGYFVSILKDFGVYLPPELIASSGTKLVNIPNEGWAALSSNVSDKLAAAAIDPASLESVTAIFNLPAVFIIGLLTILLVIGIKESANFNNVIVLIKLAVIILFIVFGFSYISSENWVPFIPERIIDVDGRGHYGWFGIVTAAGVIFFAYIGFDAVSTLAQEAKNPQKDMPVGILGSLVVCTILYILVALVMTGIVNYKDLNVPAPIALAIDKAGSGLEWLRFPVKLGAIAGLSSVILVMLMGQPRIFFSMAQDGLLPPVFAKVHHKYKTPHVTTILTGVVAAFFAGVLPINILGELVSIGTLFAFVIVCIGIIVLRKSKPDLPRPFKTPLVPLVPILGALICFAQMLGLPMDTWLRLIVWMILGISIYFFYGIKHSKVQKL; encoded by the coding sequence ATGAAAAACCTCTTTAAAGTAAAACCCATTGGCCATCTCCATGCAGAAGCAGCGGATTCCACCAAAGGACTCAACCGAACCTTAACTGCAACGAATCTGGTTTCCCTGGGAATTGGTGCCATCATTGGTACGGGTATATTTGTATTAACAGGTACAGCAGCTGCTGAGCATGCCGGTCCGGCTTTGGTGCTTGCGTTTATTCTGTCTGGAATTGGTTGTGCTTTTGCTGGTCTGTGTTATGCAGAGTACGCAGCAATGATCCCGATCTCCGGAAGCGCATATGCCTACTCTTATTCAACACTGGGTGAATTTGTTGCCTGGATTATTGGTTGGGATTTAATACTTGAATATTTATTTGGTGCAAGTACAGTCGCTGTTGGCTGGTCCGGGTACTTTGTAAGTATCTTGAAAGATTTTGGGGTATACCTTCCTCCGGAGTTAATTGCTTCTTCCGGAACCAAACTGGTTAATATTCCCAATGAAGGTTGGGCAGCCCTCAGCTCAAATGTGTCTGATAAATTAGCCGCTGCAGCCATCGATCCGGCAAGTCTGGAAAGTGTTACGGCTATCTTTAATCTACCAGCTGTATTTATCATCGGCTTACTTACAATATTATTGGTTATAGGAATTAAAGAATCCGCCAATTTCAATAATGTGATCGTTTTGATCAAACTTGCTGTTATCATTTTATTTATAGTGTTTGGATTTAGTTATATATCATCCGAAAACTGGGTTCCATTTATACCTGAACGTATTATAGATGTGGATGGGCGAGGGCACTATGGATGGTTTGGAATTGTGACTGCAGCAGGTGTTATTTTCTTTGCCTACATCGGTTTTGATGCGGTATCAACCCTAGCACAAGAAGCAAAAAATCCTCAAAAAGATATGCCTGTTGGCATCCTCGGATCTCTGGTGGTCTGTACCATTTTATATATTCTCGTTGCTTTGGTCATGACCGGTATCGTTAACTATAAAGATCTGAATGTTCCGGCTCCTATAGCTTTGGCCATAGACAAGGCCGGAAGCGGCCTCGAATGGTTGCGCTTCCCTGTCAAACTTGGGGCTATCGCTGGATTGAGTTCCGTAATTTTAGTAATGCTGATGGGGCAACCGCGAATTTTCTTTTCCATGGCACAAGATGGGTTGCTCCCGCCTGTTTTTGCAAAAGTGCACCATAAATACAAAACGCCTCATGTGACTACCATCCTTACCGGTGTCGTTGCTGCTTTTTTTGCAGGGGTGTTGCCAATTAATATATTAGGTGAGTTGGTATCCATAGGTACTTTATTTGCATTCGTGATTGTATGTATAGGTATCATCGTCTTGAGAAAATCTAAACCCGATCTACCTAGGCCATTTAAAACACCTTTAGTTCCATTAGTCCCCATTTTAGGAGCACTTATTTGTTTTGCTCAAATGTTGGGTTTGCCTATGGATACCTGGCTGCGATTGATCGTCTGGATGATACTAGGTATTTCCATTTATTTCTTTTATGGAATCAAACATAGTAAGGTACAGAAACTTTAA
- a CDS encoding OmpA family protein, whose product MKKLLSILLSGYSCLIFCQSENKALVENYQKLAPDEAVRAILIDKQNYKWLGTDRGLYRMISMDHDAELMSSDSVAAITEDKKEMVWYGNRSQQLITEDKMLTIDLAIKGALIQCMAYYKGDIWVGTDKGLFRVSDDQSRILNHYTSKNSKLNKEGINSLYVDPKQRLWIGTEGGIVKIEDKDWDIYEKNSKFNGAISSTEGTWLLAEDRMWLVYEEDGRERWQDAAVKRGLSKGPVRALASDSKGRIYVASELLVQFDPYTDNTLLLDEDYGFVSSQTLSLACDKNDDLWVGTADRGLFRIDILDGEEEAFKVIAYSKGDIKCNGDKTASVIVIAKGGKTPYSYEWSDGVKKLTKRDSLGAGTFQITVTDAEAEEYVATVKIKEPEPIEVIVTSKSPVSAVNRKDGKATIEIRGGTGTHRILWSNGRSGLNNTNLAAGKQGVRIMDQNNCVHNYDLLIDQPKVIADLDRKKITVGQTLQINQLFFDADSAVINDRSFAVLNEIYDFLINNRDVVIEIGGHTNSIPPHEYCDRLSTTRAKNVADFLIEKGIVSSQVQYKGYGKRVPIASNDTAAGRLKNQRVELKIISMN is encoded by the coding sequence ATGAAAAAATTGTTGAGTATTCTTTTATCTGGCTATTCTTGCTTGATATTCTGTCAATCAGAAAACAAAGCATTGGTTGAAAATTATCAAAAACTGGCTCCCGATGAAGCAGTACGTGCAATCCTCATCGATAAGCAAAATTACAAATGGCTTGGCACAGATCGTGGACTTTATCGCATGATCTCTATGGACCATGATGCGGAACTCATGAGCTCAGATTCAGTAGCTGCGATCACTGAGGACAAAAAAGAAATGGTATGGTATGGTAACAGATCTCAACAACTCATCACAGAAGACAAAATGCTTACCATAGATTTGGCCATTAAAGGTGCGCTCATCCAATGTATGGCTTATTATAAAGGAGATATTTGGGTAGGTACCGATAAAGGACTCTTTAGAGTATCAGATGATCAAAGCCGGATACTTAATCATTATACTTCTAAAAATTCAAAGTTGAACAAGGAGGGCATTAACTCCCTTTATGTAGATCCAAAGCAACGATTATGGATTGGGACTGAAGGTGGCATTGTAAAAATAGAAGACAAAGATTGGGATATCTATGAAAAAAATTCAAAGTTCAACGGAGCTATATCTTCAACAGAAGGTACATGGTTGTTGGCAGAAGACCGCATGTGGCTGGTCTACGAAGAAGATGGCCGTGAGCGATGGCAGGATGCAGCCGTAAAAAGAGGTTTGAGCAAAGGGCCCGTACGCGCCCTGGCTTCAGATAGTAAAGGTCGCATTTATGTAGCATCCGAATTGCTCGTGCAATTTGATCCGTACACCGATAATACCCTATTACTCGATGAAGATTATGGTTTTGTATCATCGCAAACACTTTCTCTGGCTTGTGATAAAAATGATGATTTATGGGTAGGGACTGCCGATCGGGGTCTTTTTCGAATAGATATATTGGATGGTGAAGAAGAAGCATTCAAAGTTATTGCATATAGCAAAGGAGACATCAAATGTAATGGGGATAAAACTGCTTCTGTGATCGTAATTGCTAAAGGTGGTAAAACCCCTTATAGTTATGAATGGTCTGACGGCGTCAAAAAATTAACCAAACGGGATAGTCTTGGTGCGGGTACTTTCCAAATAACAGTCACCGATGCCGAAGCTGAAGAATATGTGGCTACTGTAAAAATCAAAGAACCGGAACCCATTGAAGTCATCGTGACTTCTAAATCGCCTGTATCAGCAGTAAACAGGAAAGATGGGAAAGCTACGATTGAGATCCGAGGTGGAACCGGAACGCATCGCATCTTATGGTCGAACGGGAGATCCGGACTCAACAATACCAATCTTGCAGCCGGCAAACAAGGTGTGCGTATCATGGACCAAAACAACTGCGTTCATAATTACGATCTGCTCATCGATCAACCTAAAGTCATTGCTGACCTGGATCGAAAAAAAATTACAGTTGGACAAACTTTACAAATCAACCAATTATTCTTTGATGCTGACTCTGCTGTTATTAACGATCGTTCGTTTGCTGTATTGAATGAAATTTATGACTTCTTGATTAATAACCGGGATGTCGTCATTGAAATTGGTGGGCACACGAATTCCATCCCACCGCATGAATATTGTGACCGATTAAGCACTACGCGCGCAAAAAATGTTGCTGATTTTTTGATCGAAAAGGGAATCGTTTCGTCACAGGTTCAATATAAAGGCTATGGCAAACGCGTCCCAATAGCCAGTAATGATACTGCTGCGGGTCGTTTAAAGAATCAAAGAGTAGAATTGAAGATTATTTCTATGAATTGA
- a CDS encoding HD domain-containing protein has protein sequence MEQSLLFDLSASEKKILSIISSVAQRENLEVYAIGGYIRDKIIGRASNDIDIVCIGDAIKLAELVADEFKPRPNVNFYSRFGTAALQHKDLHIEFVGARKESYKHDSRKPVIFSGTLEDDQLRRDFTINAISISLNASNYGELIDPFDGLGDIKKKRIKTPGNPDTTFSDDPLRMMRAIRFATQLQYVIDPETLEGIKSCCDRIKIVSKERITTELDKILLCHKPSIGLDLLYKTGLLENILPELILLAGVEYLEGKGHKDNFYHTLEVVDNLAAKSDNLMLRWSALLHDIAKPQTKKFEKGIGWTFHGHDALGAAMVPRIFKSMRLPLDHKLKYVQKMVRLHLRPIALTKEEISDSALRRLLFDAGEDLEDLLMLCEADITSKNITKVNRYLNNYSIVREKLYELEAKDRIRNWQPPVDGADIMELFQIKPGKEVGIIKTCIREAILEGTIPNERQAALKLMQEKGLELGLVAVKSLEELTTVRNPSEVNS, from the coding sequence ATGGAGCAGTCTTTGTTATTTGATCTGAGTGCTTCAGAGAAAAAAATTCTTTCTATAATTTCTTCTGTTGCCCAAAGAGAAAACTTAGAAGTGTATGCAATAGGTGGATACATTCGAGATAAAATTATTGGTAGAGCATCAAATGATATTGATATCGTTTGTATTGGTGATGCGATTAAACTGGCCGAACTCGTTGCTGATGAATTTAAACCCCGGCCCAATGTGAATTTCTATAGTCGGTTTGGCACAGCAGCTCTTCAACATAAAGATTTACATATTGAATTTGTTGGGGCACGAAAAGAATCTTATAAACACGATTCGCGTAAACCAGTCATTTTTTCGGGAACCCTCGAAGATGATCAGCTGAGAAGAGATTTTACAATCAACGCGATTTCAATAAGTTTAAATGCTTCCAATTACGGAGAACTGATAGATCCATTCGATGGATTGGGTGATATCAAGAAGAAACGCATCAAAACACCTGGCAATCCGGATACTACATTTTCAGATGATCCGCTCCGAATGATGAGAGCCATTCGATTTGCAACACAATTACAATATGTCATAGATCCTGAAACGCTGGAGGGTATTAAAAGCTGCTGCGATCGCATTAAAATCGTTTCGAAGGAACGCATTACTACAGAATTGGATAAAATATTATTATGTCATAAGCCTTCCATCGGACTCGATTTACTTTATAAAACGGGTTTGTTAGAAAATATTCTCCCGGAATTAATTTTACTTGCTGGTGTTGAATACCTGGAAGGTAAAGGTCATAAAGATAATTTTTACCATACGCTGGAAGTTGTTGATAATTTGGCGGCCAAATCAGATAATTTGATGTTGCGATGGTCTGCTCTTTTACATGACATCGCCAAACCTCAAACTAAAAAGTTTGAAAAGGGAATTGGTTGGACTTTTCATGGACACGATGCATTAGGTGCTGCTATGGTGCCGCGTATATTTAAATCAATGCGATTGCCTTTGGATCATAAACTCAAATATGTGCAGAAAATGGTGCGCTTGCATCTGAGACCCATTGCTTTGACCAAAGAAGAAATCTCTGATTCGGCTTTAAGACGGCTTTTGTTTGATGCTGGTGAAGATTTAGAAGATTTGTTGATGTTGTGCGAAGCTGATATAACTTCAAAAAATATTACTAAAGTAAATCGCTATTTGAATAACTATAGTATCGTTAGAGAAAAGTTATATGAACTGGAAGCAAAAGATCGCATCCGCAATTGGCAACCACCTGTTGATGGTGCAGATATTATGGAACTCTTTCAAATCAAACCCGGTAAGGAGGTTGGTATCATCAAAACATGTATTCGAGAAGCCATTTTGGAAGGTACAATTCCGAATGAAAGACAGGCCGCTCTGAAGTTGATGCAGGAAAAGGGCTTGGAATTAGGTCTTGTTGCCGTCAAATCTTTAGAAGAGCTAACAACTGTTAGGAATCCATCAGAGGTCAATTCATAG
- the dusB gene encoding tRNA dihydrouridine synthase DusB produces MKPGLKIGTLELPEFPIILAPMEDVSDPPFRMLCKQHACDLMFTEFISVEGLIRDAAKSVQKLDIYPEERPVGVQIFGAEYDSMMRATEIVERAQPEIIDINYGCPVQKVVCKMAGAGILRDVPKMVALTKAVVQSTKLPVTVKTRLGWDDKTIFIEEVAERLQDVGIQALTIHARTRSQMYKGDADWTWIAKVKENPRIHIPIFGNGDIDSPQKALAYKNKYGVDGIMIGRASIGYPWIFREIKHFLQTGNLLDPPSLEERIVAVKQHLFHAIKWKGEKVGIVEMKRHYTNYFKGYPGIKDFRTQLVSTCELQEIISILDKIQLCYADEVLMEV; encoded by the coding sequence ATGAAGCCTGGTTTAAAAATAGGAACGCTTGAATTGCCGGAGTTTCCAATAATTCTGGCACCTATGGAGGATGTCAGTGATCCGCCATTTCGCATGTTGTGCAAACAACATGCTTGCGACCTTATGTTCACTGAATTTATTTCAGTGGAAGGTCTTATCCGGGATGCAGCCAAATCCGTCCAAAAATTGGATATTTATCCTGAAGAAAGGCCGGTAGGAGTTCAGATTTTTGGAGCAGAATACGACTCTATGATGCGAGCTACAGAAATTGTAGAGCGCGCTCAACCGGAGATCATTGATATAAATTATGGTTGTCCGGTTCAAAAAGTTGTCTGCAAAATGGCGGGTGCGGGAATTCTCCGCGATGTTCCCAAAATGGTAGCACTTACAAAAGCTGTTGTTCAATCAACAAAACTCCCCGTTACTGTAAAAACACGTTTAGGTTGGGACGATAAAACAATATTTATAGAAGAAGTCGCAGAGCGATTACAAGATGTTGGCATTCAAGCACTCACCATTCATGCACGCACGCGATCACAAATGTATAAAGGAGATGCAGATTGGACCTGGATTGCAAAAGTCAAGGAAAATCCAAGAATACACATTCCGATTTTTGGTAATGGAGATATCGATAGCCCGCAAAAAGCATTGGCTTATAAAAACAAATACGGCGTGGATGGGATCATGATTGGCAGGGCAAGTATTGGCTATCCCTGGATCTTTAGAGAAATCAAGCATTTCTTACAAACAGGCAATTTATTGGATCCGCCATCACTTGAAGAACGGATTGTGGCTGTTAAGCAACATTTATTTCATGCTATAAAATGGAAGGGAGAAAAAGTGGGTATCGTGGAAATGAAACGCCATTACACTAATTATTTCAAAGGATATCCCGGAATTAAAGATTTTCGGACACAATTGGTGAGTACTTGCGAATTACAGGAAATTATTTCGATACTTGATAAAATACAACTTTGTTATGCTGACGAAGTTCTAATGGAAGTTTAA
- the nhaD gene encoding sodium:proton antiporter NhaD, which yields MITLITSFFILGYLSIIFEHQIKIDKAVSALITGVACWVVIALNQNSVEASDHLVLELSHVLGEIAAILFFLIGAMTIVELIDLHQGFHVVSSWIKSKKKFTLLILISVIAFFFSAVLDNLTTTIVMISLIRKIIHHNEDRLWFASFVVIAANAGGAWSPIGDVTTTMLWIAHKVSSLHLVQELFIPSVLCIAIPLLIASRNTRFWGYYKDEAEIPEAFHPSSSFYLWTGITLLIFVPIFKTLTHLPPFMGMMGAMAIFWLISEINHPYKFPETRDSPKPTVRNALSRIEIPSILFFFGILFAISALQQVGQLKNLGVFLDQHISDPAIIAFVLGLLSAVIDNVPLVAGAMGMYSYSLDHSFWHEVAYAAGTGGSVLIIGSAAGVAAMGLEKITYPWYFKRISFLALLGYVAGWVYIYYFS from the coding sequence ATGATTACATTAATTACTTCGTTCTTTATCCTTGGATATTTGAGTATCATTTTTGAACATCAAATCAAAATTGATAAAGCAGTATCTGCTCTGATTACCGGGGTAGCTTGTTGGGTAGTCATTGCATTGAATCAAAATAGTGTTGAAGCTTCAGATCATTTGGTTTTAGAATTATCTCACGTATTAGGTGAGATTGCAGCAATTCTGTTTTTTCTGATTGGCGCAATGACCATTGTTGAATTAATCGATTTACATCAGGGATTCCATGTGGTGAGTAGCTGGATCAAAAGCAAGAAAAAATTCACTTTACTGATCCTCATTTCTGTGATCGCATTTTTCTTTTCGGCAGTATTGGACAATCTCACCACCACGATCGTCATGATCTCGCTGATCAGAAAAATCATTCACCATAATGAAGACCGTTTGTGGTTTGCAAGTTTTGTAGTAATTGCTGCAAATGCCGGCGGTGCCTGGTCTCCTATTGGCGATGTTACTACCACGATGTTATGGATCGCACATAAAGTATCATCCTTACATTTGGTGCAGGAATTGTTTATTCCTTCCGTATTATGCATTGCCATTCCTCTTTTGATCGCATCCAGAAATACCCGTTTTTGGGGCTATTATAAAGATGAGGCAGAAATACCGGAAGCCTTTCATCCATCATCTTCCTTTTATTTATGGACCGGAATAACTTTACTCATTTTTGTGCCTATCTTTAAAACCTTGACTCACCTTCCGCCTTTTATGGGAATGATGGGTGCAATGGCTATTTTCTGGTTGATTTCGGAAATTAATCACCCCTATAAATTTCCGGAAACCAGAGATAGTCCCAAACCAACCGTAAGAAATGCACTCTCGCGAATTGAGATTCCAAGTATTTTATTTTTCTTTGGAATTCTATTTGCAATATCAGCATTGCAACAAGTGGGTCAACTCAAAAACCTTGGCGTTTTTTTAGATCAACATATTAGCGATCCTGCAATTATCGCATTTGTTCTGGGCTTATTATCTGCTGTAATTGATAACGTCCCTCTCGTTGCGGGAGCCATGGGAATGTACTCTTATTCTTTGGATCACTCGTTTTGGCATGAAGTAGCTTATGCAGCGGGAACCGGTGGTAGTGTCCTCATTATAGGATCTGCAGCCGGTGTTGCGGCTATGGGACTTGAAAAAATAACTTATCCCTGGTATTTTAAAAGAATCAGTTTTTTAGCTTTATTGGGCTATGTAGCGGGATGGGTTTACATTTATTATTTTTCCTGA
- a CDS encoding glycosyl hydrolase, whose product MSFNITKSIFTILLTIVFSIQTIVSLCQEAFTAKHINGLEWRHIGPFRGGRSCAIIGVSSRPETFLMGTTGGGIWKTKDTGLHWENISDGFFGGSIGAIEVASSDPNIIWVGEGEQTIRGNVSPGKGIWKSDDGGKNWVKMGLDQTRHIVRIKCHPKNPDIVLVAALGNVFKSHPDRGIFKTTDGGKSWKKVLFVNDSTGAAELCFDPVNPRIVFATTWNMRRSAHQMSSGGPGSGLWLSTDGGDHWKNISSHEGLPTGIWGISTVAVAPSNNDVIYAMIENENGGLFRSNDAGKTWKLVNSERKIRQRAWYFSRICIHPKNPDEVYALNVSLHKSTDGGKTFNTVNTQHADHHDMWFNPEQPNYIAVANDGGGQISDDNGKHWSPQNNQPTAQFYRVTTDNHHPFRIYVAQQDNSTIRIHHRTEGYSIGANDWEPTAGGESGHIAIDPMNPEIVYGGSYGGYLNRYDHQRNISRSINVWPDNPLGHGAEKLKYRFQWNFPLFFSPHKPTRLYAASNHLHVSEDEGNSWRTISPDLTRNDSSKMKASGGPITKDNTSVEYYCTIFAAAESPRIKDLLWIGTDDGLVHVSMNGGNSWTNVTPIELPAWTMINSIEPDPHQDGGCYLAATGYKNGDFLPYLFKTKDYGKTWKKITTGISSEHFTRVLRADPVRSGLLYSGTEYGIYVSLNDGVNWQSLQLNLPIVPITDLTVKEDFLIAATQGRSLWLIDDLGPLRQYQANSKNKKHILFQPKSVLRTDGGSTDSKFSGTNHPAGAILYFYIDSIQAKDSFSFFCIDSNKDTIGRWSNSFSDEFTEKIKLKSGCNKLEFSLRKKPAKSFDGMVLWWAGLQAAKPRLGNYKMYIQGPGLFDSTEIRVIRNKKYPTSDEDVEQQYQFIDAIRKSIDKAHKAIIEMRDIKKQLNDFCNALDKNSKTDSLFILKEAIDSTLNKIENELYQTKSKSNQDPINFPIKLTNKLAHLIALYEHGNYPPTTQAEVYRSETDELIQEQLKLYEDIKNGSLRYFNQKIREAELDFIKPKNVK is encoded by the coding sequence ATGTCATTCAATATCACTAAATCAATATTCACTATACTCCTAACAATTGTTTTCTCAATACAAACAATTGTTAGTTTGTGTCAGGAAGCGTTTACAGCAAAGCACATCAATGGCCTGGAATGGAGGCATATTGGACCCTTCAGAGGTGGCAGATCTTGCGCTATCATTGGAGTATCCTCAAGGCCTGAAACCTTTTTGATGGGAACAACAGGAGGAGGTATTTGGAAAACAAAAGATACCGGTTTACATTGGGAAAATATTTCCGATGGATTTTTCGGAGGCAGTATCGGAGCCATTGAAGTTGCATCATCAGATCCCAATATCATTTGGGTGGGCGAAGGCGAACAAACCATCCGAGGCAATGTGAGCCCAGGAAAAGGTATCTGGAAATCTGATGATGGTGGAAAAAACTGGGTCAAAATGGGATTAGATCAAACACGGCACATCGTTCGCATCAAATGCCATCCTAAAAATCCCGATATCGTATTGGTTGCTGCACTAGGCAATGTTTTTAAATCACATCCAGACCGCGGCATTTTCAAAACCACAGACGGTGGTAAATCCTGGAAAAAGGTTTTGTTTGTAAATGACAGTACCGGAGCTGCTGAATTGTGTTTTGATCCGGTGAATCCAAGAATTGTTTTTGCGACTACATGGAATATGAGAAGGTCAGCCCATCAAATGAGCAGTGGCGGGCCCGGTTCCGGACTTTGGCTTAGCACAGATGGCGGAGATCATTGGAAAAATATTTCTTCACATGAAGGCTTGCCAACGGGTATCTGGGGAATTAGTACTGTTGCTGTTGCTCCATCGAATAACGATGTTATTTATGCCATGATTGAAAATGAAAATGGAGGACTGTTTCGGTCGAATGATGCAGGCAAAACCTGGAAACTCGTAAACTCTGAAAGAAAAATTAGACAAAGGGCATGGTATTTTTCAAGAATTTGCATCCATCCTAAAAATCCAGATGAAGTTTATGCACTCAATGTCTCTTTGCACAAATCAACAGATGGTGGTAAAACCTTTAACACAGTCAATACGCAACATGCAGATCATCACGACATGTGGTTTAATCCCGAACAGCCCAATTATATAGCGGTTGCTAATGATGGCGGTGGACAAATCAGCGATGACAATGGCAAACACTGGTCACCACAAAACAATCAACCGACAGCTCAGTTTTATAGAGTTACGACAGACAATCATCACCCTTTCCGCATTTATGTCGCTCAACAAGACAACAGTACTATTCGCATTCATCACCGCACAGAAGGATATTCAATTGGTGCAAACGATTGGGAACCTACTGCCGGAGGAGAATCCGGGCACATCGCTATTGATCCAATGAATCCGGAAATCGTTTATGGTGGAAGTTATGGTGGCTATTTAAACAGATATGATCACCAACGAAATATTAGTCGAAGCATCAATGTGTGGCCCGACAATCCTCTTGGTCATGGGGCGGAAAAATTAAAATATCGCTTTCAATGGAATTTTCCACTTTTTTTTAGTCCGCATAAGCCTACTCGATTGTATGCGGCTTCCAATCATTTGCATGTGAGCGAAGATGAAGGCAACAGTTGGCGAACAATTAGTCCCGATCTCACGCGGAATGACAGCAGTAAAATGAAAGCTTCCGGTGGACCCATTACCAAAGACAACACCAGTGTTGAATATTATTGTACCATATTTGCCGCTGCGGAGTCACCAAGAATCAAAGATTTATTATGGATAGGCACAGATGATGGATTGGTCCATGTAAGTATGAATGGAGGCAATAGTTGGACAAATGTTACTCCAATTGAATTACCTGCCTGGACGATGATCAATTCCATAGAACCTGACCCACATCAGGATGGAGGCTGTTATCTCGCAGCAACCGGATATAAAAATGGTGATTTCCTTCCTTACCTTTTCAAAACCAAGGATTATGGAAAGACCTGGAAAAAAATTACTACTGGAATTTCATCAGAGCATTTCACTCGCGTTTTGAGAGCTGATCCTGTGAGGTCAGGCTTATTATACAGCGGAACAGAATATGGAATTTATGTATCCTTGAATGATGGCGTCAATTGGCAATCGTTACAACTCAATCTTCCCATTGTACCGATTACAGATTTGACGGTTAAAGAAGACTTTCTAATTGCAGCCACCCAAGGTAGAAGCCTTTGGCTCATTGATGATCTGGGCCCTTTGCGTCAATATCAAGCTAACTCCAAAAATAAAAAGCATATTTTGTTTCAACCAAAATCGGTGCTACGAACTGATGGCGGCTCCACTGATTCTAAATTTTCAGGAACCAATCATCCTGCAGGAGCAATTTTATATTTTTATATAGACAGTATTCAGGCGAAAGACAGCTTTTCTTTTTTCTGCATAGATTCGAACAAGGATACGATTGGTAGATGGTCCAATAGTTTTTCAGATGAATTTACAGAAAAAATCAAACTGAAATCCGGATGCAATAAACTCGAATTTTCTTTGAGAAAAAAACCAGCTAAAAGTTTTGATGGAATGGTGCTTTGGTGGGCAGGATTGCAGGCAGCTAAACCACGACTTGGGAATTATAAAATGTATATACAGGGACCCGGCCTATTTGATAGTACTGAAATTCGGGTCATTCGAAATAAGAAATATCCTACAAGTGATGAAGATGTTGAGCAGCAGTATCAATTTATAGATGCGATTCGAAAAAGTATCGATAAGGCGCACAAAGCGATTATTGAAATGCGAGATATTAAAAAGCAACTCAATGATTTTTGCAATGCATTAGACAAAAATTCTAAAACAGATAGTTTGTTTATTTTAAAAGAAGCTATTGATAGTACTTTAAATAAAATTGAAAACGAATTGTACCAAACCAAGAGCAAAAGCAATCAAGATCCAATCAATTTCCCGATCAAACTCACGAATAAACTTGCACACCTCATAGCCCTTTATGAACATGGTAATTATCCACCGACAACGCAAGCGGAAGTTTATAGAAGTGAAACCGATGAATTGATTCAAGAGCAGCTGAAGCTGTATGAGGATATTAAAAATGGATCTTTGAGATACTTTAATCAAAAGATACGGGAGGCTGAACTTGACTTTATCAAGCCGAAAAATGTAAAATAA
- a CDS encoding TonB family protein, translating into MKKEKRHKDFIPSPEYPGGSKAMAIFISQNLKYPKTAFDTKIEGTVVIKGEINFEGKIIQTKVISSLHPDCDAEAQRVVSLLKFNIDKIRNVKVSYFKTFHIHFKLPTPPSVQMNINYTVTQNPDVKISQTPSEPTYHYTVVIPKKS; encoded by the coding sequence TTGAAAAAAGAAAAGCGCCACAAGGATTTTATACCCTCTCCTGAATATCCAGGTGGTTCAAAAGCCATGGCTATTTTTATATCCCAGAATTTAAAATATCCCAAAACCGCTTTCGATACCAAAATAGAAGGCACGGTAGTGATCAAAGGAGAAATTAATTTTGAAGGCAAAATTATTCAAACAAAAGTGATATCTTCTTTACATCCTGATTGTGATGCTGAAGCGCAAAGAGTAGTTTCTTTATTAAAGTTTAATATTGATAAAATACGAAATGTAAAGGTGAGTTATTTCAAAACTTTTCATATTCATTTTAAGTTACCTACTCCCCCCTCTGTCCAGATGAATATAAATTATACAGTTACTCAAAATCCGGATGTTAAAATTTCTCAAACCCCATCAGAACCCACATATCACTATACAGTGGTCATACCCAAAAAATCATGA